ACTATTACACGCTTCCAGCTTGCTGATTCTCCTGCCTCTCCAGGATGCCTGCATGAGAGAGCAAAGCCCACAGGTGGGTGATGAACTCACCACCTTTTGCGAGCTGCTCAATGTGCTCTTTGACATTATCTGATGGCACGACGTAGAGCATCATGTCAGCCCAAAAATCATACAGCACCTTCCAACACTGTGTAATATCCTGTATCTCCTCCAGCTGCTTCCCCAGCTTGACGCCCCTCTGGAAGATGGTATCCTCTGAATCTGCTAGATTCCTCATCGCTTTGTACTTGTCCCTCGAACTTTGCAGGAATTTCGCTGCTTCGCCTGCAACTGCATCGAAAACACACTCTGTGTCATGGTGGTGCCCAGGAAGAAGCTTTGGTGCAGATACCACCAAGTATGCACAGTATTTGGACAGTCTTGTGGCAACGTTAAGATGGATCTTGAGTTTTGTTCCCTCATTTGGGCACAGATATTTCAGTGTTGCCATCTCACAGTAACATGTTGCGATGTGCCAAGTCAAAATTAGGTGTGTCTGGTTCTCCTTTCTCTGGGAACAGCTTGTGTCTGAGTGCATGCTCCGCTCACAAGCCCATAAGAGGTTCTCTGCTCCATTTGCCACTAAAGATGATTTCCCGTTCGCTATCTTCCCATCAGAACGCTTAAGGGAGGAGACAAGTGCCTCCTTTACTTCAGCTGGCAACTCCACAGACTTCCCAGGTTTCCTGCTGACCCTCCATGGGTCATAGTTTAATGGATGTATGACTGTTGTTATGTCAACAAGACCCAAGTATCTGTATGTTGAAATCGAAAATTCAATGGACTTGAAATAAATTATCCAGTAATGGTTATAGCTGACTGATTGAAGTAACGAGTACTGCCCAAGACTGTGTTGCCAATAATGTCTGTTTGAGGTACAGTATATACCAATCGTGGAAAGATGCTCCTTTAATCTCATCATGAAACAGCTTCCTCTGAGATGCTGACAAACAAAGGACACTCTAGCCCAAATGGACGTCCAGTAAAGTAACAGTTGTAGCAATTCAAGCAAAGCAGTGCATGCAAGTATTAGCACAGTGATCACAAGATCTGTTGTGGTGGTGCTCACGAATACACACTTATCCTGACAATATAAATCCTTCACCATACAGTTGTCTATCGCATATGCTGCAAGAGATATGCAGGCAGCAAAACTCATCAACGACCAAGCTGTTGCAACACTTGATCCATAAAAATAGGCAGCATACTTGGTGAAGAAGAAATCATACATGAAGGCCAACTCAACCTCAATCACCTTGAAAACTCTGTTGTAGTCTGTGGTACCATCCTCATTCTCTGATAGCAGACCCCTGAAGACAAAATCATGTGCTCTTTCTTTGGATTCGCCACAGGAAAACCCAAAGAAACGCCTTTTCAGCAGATGAAAAAGGGAGAAGGAAAGGCATGTGTCCTTCAGCTCTGGGCTTAGTGAAATGACATTGCACCGCCATATCTTGTCTATGTCAATGATTTCATCGGCATCGGCAGTTAACTTTGTTGCATATGACCGGGCATCCAACTTGGATTTGTTGAGGGGCCAGTCAACCAGGTAATGACAACCCTCCATGGTGGATGGATCAAATTCACCTTTCTTGTGCTCGTCATACATGTAATCAGCAACCAGTTTATTCATGTTCCAAGATATGCTTGCCAGCTGATATGATGTTATCTTGTGTGCAAATTTGAAGCTAGCGATACAGAATATGTAGCCCACTATGCCTGAATCATCACTTGGCAGTATGGGTAAGGTCGAGACCAACATGCCCACGTATGATGAGTAGATAATGCTCTGGTAGACTAACCTCATGCATTGAGTGTTATCATCAAGACTATAAGCTGTGATAGAATCAGTACTGCCATGAAGAATGAGGAGAGAAATGGCCCAAATGGAGTACAAGCTGCTCTTCACCGCAGAAGATTGCATTGAACCGAGAGTGTAATTTACCACTGAAGATGACAAGACATATGCAGCAAATACACCTTTTTGGATAAACCAGTTTCTTCGTCGACGGCGATGGGATCCAAAGGTGGCTAGGAACAAAAAGACAACAACAGCCAGTGATACCAGCACCTCAATGCGGATCACTGATTCCCTTGGGCTCTCCCACAAGTCTCTCACATGACGTGACAAGGATGATATTGTGATATTCCCAAGATGGATCATATCATCGTCCTCCAACAACTTACAGACACCGTTAACCTTCAAATTGTAATCGGTTGTAATTAGAATTAGTCATGatacaaaaaatcatattttgagaGAAAAAGTATCATAAGTTTTATACACTGTCCTAAAATTTGGCAGTGTTCAGTATCTTTATCAGACcatgtgattttttttttgagaaccagGACATGTGATTTTTTTTTAGTTACAGTGCTGTATCCTTATTGTTCGGAAAAACTACCATAAAAAATAGAACATGACAAATTTCCAATGCTCCCTTACAGAACTGCAAAAAGTAGGGCCTGTAACTACCACTAGTCTGATT
This region of Lolium perenne isolate Kyuss_39 chromosome 2, Kyuss_2.0, whole genome shotgun sequence genomic DNA includes:
- the LOC127330076 gene encoding uncharacterized protein; this encodes MSEDTVNGVCKLLEDDDMIHLGNITISSLSRHVRDLWESPRESVIRIEVLVSLAVVVFLFLATFGSHRRRRRNWFIQKGVFAAYVLSSSVVNYTLGSMQSSAVKSSLYSIWAISLLILHGSTDSITAYSLDDNTQCMRLVYQSIIYSSYVGMLVSTLPILPSDDSGIVGYIFCIASFKFAHKITSYQLASISWNMNKLVADYMYDEHKKGEFDPSTMEGCHYLVDWPLNKSKLDARSYATKLTADADEIIDIDKIWRCNVISLSPELKDTCLSFSLFHLLKRRFFGFSCGESKERAHDFVFRGLLSENEDGTTDYNRVFKVIEVELAFMYDFFFTKYAAYFYGSSVATAWSLMSFAACISLAAYAIDNCMVKDLYCQDKCVFVSTTTTDLVITVLILACTALLELLQLLLYWTSIWARVSFVCQHLRGSCFMMRLKEHLSTIGIYCTSNRHYWQHSLGQYSLLQSVSYNHYWIIYFKSIEFSISTYRYLGLVDITTVIHPLNYDPWRVSRKPGKSVELPAEVKEALVSSLKRSDGKIANGKSSLVANGAENLLWACERSMHSDTSCSQRKENQTHLILTWHIATCYCEMATLKYLCPNEGTKLKIHLNVATRLSKYCAYLVVSAPKLLPGHHHDTECVFDAVAGEAAKFLQSSRDKYKAMRNLADSEDTIFQRGVKLGKQLEEIQDITQCWKVLYDFWADMMLYVVPSDNVKEHIEQLAKGGEFITHLWALLSHAGILERQENQQAGSV